In Desulfoferula mesophila, the genomic window CGGCGTTGGACGCCGAGAGGTGCAACGCCGGGTGAGCGAGGTGTTGGAGCAGGTGAATCTGGCCTCCCTGGCCCAGGCTTTGGCCGACACCCTGAGCGGCGGCGAGCAGCAGCGGGTGGCCTTGGCCCGCACCTTGGCCCCCCGGCCGGATCTGATCCTGGCCGACGAGCCCACCGGCAACCTGGACCCGGACACCGCCCTGGGCATGCTGCGCCTGCTGGTGGGTGACTGCGTGGGAGGAGCCACGGTGCTGGTGGCCACCCACGACCCGGCCCTGCTGGAGCTGGTGCGCGGGGTGCGCGTCGTCAATTTGGAGTGCGGCCGCCTGGAGGAGTGCGCTTGAAACGGCGGGGGGTGATCGGGCGCGCCTGGCGCCAGATGGGCGAGGACCCCTGGTTGCAAGCCGTGGCCATCAGCACCATGGTGGTGGCCCTGGCCATCATGGGCGCCTACCTGGCCCTGTGCTTCAACCTGAGCCAGGCGGCGGGCCGTCTGCTGACCGGCCCCACCCTGCTGGCCCTGACCAAACCCGGGCTGAGCAAGGAAGAGGGCCGCGCCCTGGCCGCCCGTCTGGCCGGGCTGCCGGGCGTATCATCGGCCACCTACGTGGACAAGCAGCAGGCCATGGAGCGCTTTCGCCGCCAGCTCGGCCCCCAGAGCGAGCTGCTGGACGATCTGGAGAGCAACCCCCTGCCCAACGCCGTGGAACTGGTGTTGCCGCCCGATTCAGCCGCTTCCCCGGCTCTGTCCCGGCAGATCAAACAGGTGGATGGTGTCGGCGAGGTGGTGCGCGGCCGCCCCTGGCTGCGGCGGCTGGACCGGGCCTACGCGGTGGGCGGCGAGCTGGCCTTGGCTCTGGGGATTCTGCTGTTTTTGGGCGTGGTGCTGGTTTTCAGCAACACGGTTCGCCTGGCGGTGCACGCGCGGCGCTCGGAGCTGGAGATCATGGCCCTGGTGGGAGCCGGGAGCGGCTACATGCGCGGGCCCTTTTTAGTGGAAGCCATGTTGCAGGGTCTGATCGCCGCGGCCCTGGCCAGCCTGTTGCTCTGGGGCCTGTTCGCCTTTTTGGCCGCGCCCGGGGCCCTGCCCTGGGGTATCAACCTAGGCCAGATTCTGGCCTTCCCTCCTCTGCTCCCCCCGGTTTTGGCCGGGCTGGCCGTGCTTTCCGGATTGTTGGGCGGTTTCTTGGGGGTGGGGCGCAGCCTGCACCCGCGTGAGGTGCTGTGAGCCTTTCGCGCCTTCTGGGCTTGTCACTTTTGGCGGCCGCCCTGTTGCTGTGCCCCCCGATTTCATGGTCTCAAAACGCGGCGGACACGCGCCGGGAAATCAAGGAACGCCTGGTTGACACGCTGCGTCAATATGAACAGGCGACGCTGGACACGGCCCGGCTGCAAGGCGAATTGGCGGATATGGAAGAAAACCTCGCCCGCGAGGGGAGCGAGGCCGCCCGCCTGGCCCTGCGTCAAACGGAAATGAGCGAACGCCTGGCGGGAGCGCGTGCCGAAGAGGTAAACTTGCGCGCACGCATGCAGGTATCGCGGGAACGCTACCGACGGCAACTGCGTCTGCTGTACCTGGTAGGAGTGGAGAGCGACCTGGGGCTCCTGGCCTCGGATAAGGACTATCGGGCGATGTTGGAGCGCTCCCAAGCCCTCACCTGGCTCTTGGCCGCCCAGCACCAACGTCTGGACGACTTGCAGAGCGCCCGCCGCGAACTGACTAGAGCCGAGGGCGAGCTGGCCTTGCGGCAAAAACAAATAGACGAGCTTCGCAGGAGCCTTTTGTCCGCCCGCGAGCGCCAGGAGGAGTTGCGTCAGCGTCGCGCGCAGCTACTGGGCCAGCTCGAGCAACGCCGCCTGGGCCTTATCGAGCACATATCCGCCCTGCGCGAGGCCGAGGCCCGCTTGGCCCAGGCTTTTGCCCTCCCCCCGCTG contains:
- the ftsE gene encoding cell division ATP-binding protein FtsE, with product MIRLEQVSKSYPHRPKPALQRIDLRVEPGEFVYLTGPSGAGKTTLLRLLYGAELPSQGRVVVGGTDLSRLAPRHLPLLRRRLGLVFQDFRLLPRRSVFDNVALSLEVAGVGRREVQRRVSEVLEQVNLASLAQALADTLSGGEQQRVALARTLAPRPDLILADEPTGNLDPDTALGMLRLLVGDCVGGATVLVATHDPALLELVRGVRVVNLECGRLEECA
- a CDS encoding cell division protein FtsX produces the protein MKRRGVIGRAWRQMGEDPWLQAVAISTMVVALAIMGAYLALCFNLSQAAGRLLTGPTLLALTKPGLSKEEGRALAARLAGLPGVSSATYVDKQQAMERFRRQLGPQSELLDDLESNPLPNAVELVLPPDSAASPALSRQIKQVDGVGEVVRGRPWLRRLDRAYAVGGELALALGILLFLGVVLVFSNTVRLAVHARRSELEIMALVGAGSGYMRGPFLVEAMLQGLIAAALASLLLWGLFAFLAAPGALPWGINLGQILAFPPLLPPVLAGLAVLSGLLGGFLGVGRSLHPREVL
- a CDS encoding murein hydrolase activator EnvC family protein, encoding MSLSRLLGLSLLAAALLLCPPISWSQNAADTRREIKERLVDTLRQYEQATLDTARLQGELADMEENLAREGSEAARLALRQTEMSERLAGARAEEVNLRARMQVSRERYRRQLRLLYLVGVESDLGLLASDKDYRAMLERSQALTWLLAAQHQRLDDLQSARRELTRAEGELALRQKQIDELRRSLLSARERQEELRQRRAQLLGQLEQRRLGLIEHISALREAEARLAQAFALPPLPSGPQGGQALGVREAQGGLSAPVQGKVLRRENDSRLPGIFIAAAPGSPVRAPWDGWVVFADNLPNLGKVVVIDHGEKVHTVLGGLGTLAVGLGQQIGQGERLGTLGPGGALYLEVRLEAEAQDPRVWLRLDY